From a region of the Candidatus Fermentibacter sp. genome:
- a CDS encoding acyltransferase, translating to MPAGSSFYSEEELAGLGLRSFGHDVKISRKASLYNTGRIEIGSHVRIDDFCVISACSDGWVRIGSFVHIAALCLIEAPAGLEMKDFSGLAGRCTVYGGTDDYSGEHLTNPCVPWEYRSCVWAPVILEKHALAGAGAVILPGVTMGECSVAGAMSLVNRSIPPGQIHAGTPARYIKDRKTTLLELEADFRRRQAGGGFGCEACRMEGV from the coding sequence TCGGGCTCAGGTCCTTCGGGCACGACGTGAAGATCAGCCGGAAGGCCTCCCTCTACAACACCGGGCGCATCGAGATCGGCAGCCACGTCCGGATCGACGACTTCTGCGTGATCTCGGCCTGCAGCGACGGATGGGTGCGCATAGGCAGCTTCGTGCACATAGCCGCTCTGTGCCTGATCGAAGCCCCGGCCGGGCTGGAGATGAAGGATTTCTCGGGGCTGGCCGGGAGATGCACGGTTTACGGCGGCACCGACGACTACAGCGGGGAGCATCTCACGAATCCGTGCGTCCCGTGGGAGTACAGGAGCTGCGTCTGGGCGCCCGTGATCCTCGAGAAGCACGCGCTGGCCGGAGCCGGGGCGGTCATCCTCCCCGGAGTGACCATGGGCGAGTGCAGCGTGGCCGGGGCCATGTCCCTCGTGAACAGATCGATACCTCCTGGACAGATACATGCCGGGACCCCGGCGAGGTACATCAAGGACAGGAAGACCACACTGCTCGAACTCGAGGCCGATTTCAGGCGGAGGCAGGCCGGGGGCGGTTTCGGCTGCGAGGCCTGCCGGATGGAGGGCGTCTAG
- a CDS encoding beta-ketoacyl-ACP synthase III, translated as MAQETFVRRVRITGTGSYAPGRVVTNAELAGRVDTSDEWVKSRLGIAERRIAAPGERTSDLAVEAGRRALENAGVEASELDMIIVATATPDRLAPATAPRVQHALGAKNAAAFDVNAVCAGFIYGLTVGAQFVGTGMSHKVLVIGADTFSRITDWGRRDCVFFGDGAGAAVLSHTGDDAGFLCSRLYADGSGYEAFTVPAGGSETPASPETVSSGLHFYRMDGHKVYETAVEVIPQALRSVLSVSGLLPRDVDHVIPHQPSIRILEESARRLDIPFERFHTNMDRYANTSSATIPLLLDEVNRKGLILPGQIVGFVAVGAGWAWGASILRW; from the coding sequence ATGGCGCAGGAGACCTTCGTCCGCAGGGTGAGGATCACCGGCACGGGAAGCTACGCACCCGGCCGCGTGGTGACGAATGCCGAGCTGGCCGGGAGGGTGGACACCTCCGACGAGTGGGTGAAGTCGAGGCTCGGCATCGCCGAGAGGCGGATAGCCGCCCCGGGCGAGCGCACGTCCGACCTGGCCGTCGAGGCTGGCCGCAGGGCGCTGGAAAACGCCGGCGTGGAAGCCTCCGAGCTCGACATGATCATCGTCGCCACGGCCACGCCCGACAGGCTTGCACCCGCAACGGCCCCCAGGGTCCAGCACGCCCTCGGCGCGAAGAACGCAGCGGCGTTCGACGTGAACGCCGTGTGCGCAGGATTCATCTACGGCCTCACCGTGGGGGCGCAGTTCGTGGGCACGGGCATGTCCCACAAGGTGCTCGTGATCGGGGCCGACACCTTCTCGCGCATCACGGACTGGGGCAGGCGAGACTGCGTCTTCTTCGGCGACGGAGCCGGAGCCGCCGTGCTGTCGCACACGGGAGACGATGCGGGTTTCCTCTGTTCGCGCCTGTACGCCGACGGGTCGGGTTACGAGGCCTTCACCGTGCCCGCCGGCGGGTCGGAGACGCCTGCCTCGCCGGAGACCGTGTCCTCCGGCCTGCACTTCTACAGGATGGACGGGCACAAGGTGTACGAGACGGCGGTCGAGGTGATACCGCAGGCTCTCAGGAGCGTGCTGTCGGTATCCGGCCTCCTGCCCCGCGACGTGGACCATGTGATACCGCACCAGCCCAGCATCAGGATCCTCGAAGAGAGTGCCAGGCGCCTTGATATCCCGTTCGAGAGGTTCCACACCAACATGGATCGCTACGCGAACACATCCAGCGCGACGATTCCGCTCCTGCTCGACGAGGTGAACAGGAAGGGGCTGATCCTGCCCGGACAGATCGTGGGATTCGTTGCGGTAGGCGCAGGCTGGGCCTGGGGCGCCTCGATACTGAGATGGTGA